The Celeribacter baekdonensis genomic interval CCAGTTTTGCAAACTGCACAAGACGGTGATTTTTGAACGGATCGTGGTGGCGATGATGGGCGTCAAAAACAGTGCGGTGGGTCATCAAAATTTCTCCTCTTGGACCCAAAGCCTAGCAGAAAATCGGCATTTTGTCAGGTCTTGCAACCAGAGAACATGCACCAAGCGGGCTTTGGCTCACGCCGCATCTTGGCGCACGCGCCAGTGCCACAACACGACCCCGGCCACGATGACAATTCCCATCGACAATAAAAATGGCGCGCCGGGCAGGTAATGCGCCGTGCCGGGGCGCGAAAAGATCGCGAAGGTTTCGGTCATGATCAAGGGGCTGAGAATGGTCGCGATGGCCGCGATGGAACCGATCACGCCCTGCAATTCGCCCTGTTGTGTGTCGGGGGTGGCGCGGCTCATCGTGCCTTGCAGCGCGGGGATGGTGACCGAGGAAATCCCTGACAGCACGGTGACGATCCACACCAACGGCACGCTACTGGTCACGCCCAAGGTGGCGAAGACAACGATATCGGCCAAAATGCCGCCCATGGTGACGCGATACGCCCCAAAGCGGCTCACAAGCGGCCCGATCAACACCGATTGCGCCAAACCCATTGAGAGGCCAAAGGCAAACAGCGTCAGGCCAATCATCCGCGCGTCAAATCCGAATTTTTCGACACCATAAAATGACCAGATCGCCGGATAGACGAAATAGGCCATTTCATAGAGGCCAAAGACCATCAAAAGCGGCTTGACCCCGGACAGCGACCCGATGGCGCGAAAGGCGGCAAAGGGATTGGCACGTCGCCAATGAAACGGGCGGCGTTTGTCGCGGGGCAGGCTTTCGGGCATGACCAAAAGGCCAAAGATCATGTTCAATCCGGCGATGCCCGCCGCCACATAAAACGGCGCACGGGTGTCAATTCCGGCCAAAAGCCCGCCAATCATCGGCCCCACCGCAAAGCCAACCCCCATGGCTGCATGGACAAGACCAAAGCGCTTTTCGCGATCCTCAGGCGCGGAAATATCCGCCATATAGGCAGCCGCCGTGGCATGCGTCGCGGCCGACAATCCGGCGATCAACCGGCCGATCAGCAACAGCCAAATCGTATGCGCCACCGCCATCACCAGATAGTCGAGCATCATCACAAACAACGCTGAGATCAGGACGGGTTTGCGGCCAAAGCGATCCGACAGATTGCCGACCGCCGGTCCAAACAGAAACTGCATCATCGCATAGCCGGTGGCCAACACCCCGCCCCAAAGGGCGGCATCGGCCAAGGCGCGCCCGGTCACGTCGCGGATCAGATCGGGCATGACCGGAAAGATCAGGCCAATGCCGATGCCGTCGATCAAGACGGTGAACACGATGAACAAGATCGGAAGATGGCGCAACATGACGAACCTCTGACACAGACTGCGCCTTTCTGACCGTCAAAACCACCGCTGTCTATCCGTCTTTGCGCACAGCCTTGATGAGCAAATCCGCCAAGCTGTCCGGGTGTGAGAAATAGGGCGAATGGCCTGCGGTGAGGCGATGCACCTGATCCTCAGGCCAATCTTTGACCATTTTTTCCTGCTCTTCCGGCGGGATGGTGCGGTCATCCGTGCAAAGCACATAATCGCGCGGCAGGGTGGCAGAGCGGGCTGTGATCGTCAGAGGCGTTTCTTGTGGGCGGATCGCCTGTGGCCCCAGATGCGGTAGGGCATAGGCCACGGCCTGCGCCGGACAATCGTGAAACAACGTCGCCACGACGGTATCAGCGCGAAAGGTAAAGGCCTTGTCGTCTGGGGTTTTCGCAATCGCGGCCAAAACCGGATGGGCGCGGGCGCTGCGACGCATGTCGCCAAGGCTTTTGCCATCCTCGGGCACATAGGCACAAACATAGATCATCTGCGCGACACATTCAGGCGCGGCCTCAGCGGCGGCGGTGATGGCGTAGCCGCCCGCGGAATGGCCGACCAGGATCACCGGCGTGCCGATTTCGGCGATCTTATGGAGGATCGCATCGCGGTAGAGATCCAGCGTCACCTCGAAATAGGGCGTGGTGTCCGCGCCATGAGAGGGCAGGTCCATCGCATGAACGATGCCCCCGCGTGCCACAAGTGCCGGGATCAGATCGCGCCAACACCATGCGCCATGGGCGGAGCCGTGGATCAAAAGAAAGACCGGATCAGTTGCTTCCAATTCAGACATGGCCAATCTCCTGTAAGAATGTTGTCAAAAGTGCGGCAAAGGCTTCGGGCGCATCTACGGGTGGCAAATGCCCGGAACGCCGCAGCAATTCAAACCGCGCGCCGGGGATGATGTCCAAAGTTTCGCGCATCAAATCGGCAGGGGTGGAGCCATCATAACCGCCGCCAATGCCCAAGCATGCCAGACGCAAGCCCGAGGTGGGCGTGTAAAAATCCGTGCCTGCAATGGCGGCGCAACAGCCCACATAGCCCTCAACGGAGGTGTTTAAAATCGACTGACCCCAGCGTTTGGCCGTCTCAGATTTGCGAAATCCGGGGGCAAACCAACGCTCCAACGTGGGCGCAACGATGCTTTCCAGCCCATGGGCCTCAATCTCGTCGATGCGTTTGTCCCAGACCGAGCGGGTGCCGATTTTGGCCGCC includes:
- a CDS encoding TCR/Tet family MFS transporter, whose amino-acid sequence is MLRHLPILFIVFTVLIDGIGIGLIFPVMPDLIRDVTGRALADAALWGGVLATGYAMMQFLFGPAVGNLSDRFGRKPVLISALFVMMLDYLVMAVAHTIWLLLIGRLIAGLSAATHATAAAYMADISAPEDREKRFGLVHAAMGVGFAVGPMIGGLLAGIDTRAPFYVAAGIAGLNMIFGLLVMPESLPRDKRRPFHWRRANPFAAFRAIGSLSGVKPLLMVFGLYEMAYFVYPAIWSFYGVEKFGFDARMIGLTLFAFGLSMGLAQSVLIGPLVSRFGAYRVTMGGILADIVVFATLGVTSSVPLVWIVTVLSGISSVTIPALQGTMSRATPDTQQGELQGVIGSIAAIATILSPLIMTETFAIFSRPGTAHYLPGAPFLLSMGIVIVAGVVLWHWRVRQDAA
- a CDS encoding alpha/beta fold hydrolase, whose product is MSELEATDPVFLLIHGSAHGAWCWRDLIPALVARGGIVHAMDLPSHGADTTPYFEVTLDLYRDAILHKIAEIGTPVILVGHSAGGYAITAAAEAAPECVAQMIYVCAYVPEDGKSLGDMRRSARAHPVLAAIAKTPDDKAFTFRADTVVATLFHDCPAQAVAYALPHLGPQAIRPQETPLTITARSATLPRDYVLCTDDRTIPPEEQEKMVKDWPEDQVHRLTAGHSPYFSHPDSLADLLIKAVRKDG
- the pcaD gene encoding 3-oxoadipate enol-lactonase gives rise to the protein MRVDLGDISLNVEDDGPRTGPTIVFCHALGTNLHLWDDVLPLLPKGLRVIRYDLRGHGGSDVPKGPYSMGALVRDAERLLDHLAVRDAVFVGISIGGLIAQGLAVKRLDHIRALVLSNTAAKIGTRSVWDKRIDEIEAHGLESIVAPTLERWFAPGFRKSETAKRWGQSILNTSVEGYVGCCAAIAGTDFYTPTSGLRLACLGIGGGYDGSTPADLMRETLDIIPGARFELLRRSGHLPPVDAPEAFAALLTTFLQEIGHV